The following coding sequences lie in one Chryseobacterium arthrosphaerae genomic window:
- a CDS encoding LptE family protein, which produces MRSKIKNINLRQTILTGVLFALLGTLHSCYSFSGSSLKGEQTVQINEFPNNAPLVNPTLSQQFSTDIQNRFLQRTTLKGTKENPDMLIEGEITDYSITPTTISSNTQTNSAGGVIQQAQNKLTITVKVHYENKVRPDASFDRTYTDEAAFNSNLSQNDIETSQVKIVTERIINKIFNDIVANW; this is translated from the coding sequence ATGAGGAGTAAGATCAAAAATATTAATCTCAGACAAACAATCCTTACAGGAGTTCTTTTTGCACTGCTGGGAACTTTACATTCATGCTATTCCTTTAGCGGGTCATCCCTGAAAGGCGAGCAAACCGTTCAGATCAATGAGTTTCCCAATAATGCACCCCTTGTAAACCCAACATTATCCCAACAGTTCTCTACAGATATTCAGAACAGATTTTTACAGAGAACAACACTGAAGGGAACCAAAGAAAATCCTGATATGCTGATAGAAGGTGAGATTACAGATTATTCCATCACTCCTACTACGATCAGCTCCAATACGCAGACCAATTCTGCCGGAGGAGTTATTCAGCAGGCTCAGAATAAACTTACAATTACGGTAAAAGTGCATTATGAAAATAAAGTACGCCCTGATGCCAGTTTTGACAGAACCTATACTGATGAAGCAGCTTTCAACAGCAATTTATCACAGAATGATATCGAAACGTCACAGGTGAAAATCGTTACTGAAAGGATAATTAATAAAATTTTTAACGACATTGTAGCGAATTGGTAA
- a CDS encoding tetratricopeptide repeat protein has translation MRIYLTYLFLLGFLSLSSAQIRLDEEFPVNIFKYETTISVKHLSEETSISRLHELPQSKLLMHNGWNSVGSSYNSLPGIVASASFEKINTKDKYCSFFGSVLVNYSKGIFEVEIEAHSFDKFLSGGKPGSQRDADCLKYYQETMREFIPLITEYLSGKPAIQENHNEMLDKAANLTAEGKSLEALKIYNKVLATDPDNPLALFNKAQILFSLKKYTETLNVILRAEKGKGISDFDISTYKSMKIQVLLLTKQNDRAIAEINKALQYAESITPEKAFEADEDENGELLLKPSEKTGLLLKCVGYLQMLNRNREALIALKKYEALIPEQNRKLFNLLFNYYCQLKSPENAERVRLLISRDDPGADLKCKN, from the coding sequence ATGAGAATATACCTGACATATCTGTTTCTGTTGGGTTTTTTATCGCTTTCATCAGCTCAGATAAGGCTTGATGAAGAATTTCCGGTCAATATATTTAAATATGAAACCACAATTTCTGTAAAGCATTTAAGTGAAGAGACTTCAATAAGCAGACTGCATGAACTGCCTCAGTCAAAACTATTGATGCATAACGGGTGGAATTCGGTAGGATCATCTTATAATTCGCTTCCCGGAATAGTTGCATCGGCATCTTTTGAAAAAATTAATACGAAAGATAAATATTGTAGCTTCTTCGGTTCCGTATTGGTAAACTATAGCAAAGGAATTTTTGAAGTTGAAATTGAAGCACACTCTTTTGATAAATTTTTATCCGGTGGAAAGCCCGGCTCTCAAAGGGATGCAGATTGTTTGAAATATTATCAGGAAACGATGAGGGAATTTATTCCTCTGATTACAGAATATCTTTCCGGAAAACCTGCCATACAGGAAAATCACAATGAAATGCTTGATAAAGCGGCCAATCTTACCGCTGAAGGAAAGAGTTTGGAAGCCTTAAAGATATATAATAAAGTCTTAGCTACAGACCCGGACAACCCATTGGCTCTTTTCAATAAAGCCCAGATTTTATTCTCTTTAAAAAAATATACAGAAACCCTTAATGTCATTCTGAGGGCAGAAAAAGGAAAAGGTATATCAGATTTTGATATCAGTACGTATAAAAGCATGAAAATTCAGGTGCTGCTTCTCACAAAACAGAATGACAGAGCAATAGCAGAAATCAACAAAGCACTCCAGTATGCTGAAAGTATTACCCCGGAAAAAGCTTTTGAAGCAGATGAAGATGAGAATGGAGAGCTATTGCTAAAACCTTCGGAAAAAACAGGATTGCTGTTAAAATGCGTCGGATATCTTCAGATGCTCAATAGAAATAGAGAAGCTCTGATTGCCCTGAAAAAATATGAAGCGCTGATTCCTGAACAGAACAGAAAACTTTTCAATCTGTTATTCAATTACTATTGCCAGCTGAAATCCCCTGAAAATGCTGAAAGAGTGCGTCTGCTGATTTCCAGGGATGATCCCGGGGCAGACCTGAAGTGTAAAAACTAA
- a CDS encoding DUF4126 domain-containing protein, whose product MLDNIPYLSYVLSAFIGIGLAAATGFRVFLPMFIVSLASYFHWIPMNEHFEWLSGLPALITTGIATVAEILAYYIPFIDHLLDTVSIPMATVAGSILFASQFADLGTFPQWALALIAGGGTAATISSGFAGIRAASTATTGGLGNSVVGTTETAGAGMMTVLAMAAPIIAAIAAIILLILVIVYGRKAWRKLRKRSTGH is encoded by the coding sequence ATGTTAGACAATATTCCCTATCTTTCTTATGTACTGAGTGCATTTATAGGCATCGGATTAGCTGCTGCAACAGGCTTCCGGGTTTTTCTGCCCATGTTTATCGTAAGTCTTGCTTCTTATTTCCATTGGATTCCGATGAATGAGCATTTTGAATGGCTTTCAGGCCTGCCTGCCCTTATAACGACAGGAATTGCAACGGTGGCTGAAATTCTTGCCTATTATATTCCTTTTATAGATCATTTACTGGATACGGTTTCTATTCCTATGGCTACTGTGGCGGGTTCTATCCTGTTTGCAAGTCAGTTTGCAGACCTGGGTACTTTTCCTCAGTGGGCTTTAGCATTAATTGCGGGCGGAGGAACTGCGGCTACCATCAGCTCTGGTTTTGCAGGAATACGGGCTGCTTCTACCGCAACCACGGGAGGTCTTGGAAATTCTGTAGTGGGAACCACTGAAACAGCCGGTGCAGGTATGATGACTGTTCTTGCAATGGCAGCACCGATAATAGCAGCGATTGCAGCCATTATTTTACTTATCCTGGTTATTGTCTACGGACGGAAAGCATGGAGGAAACTGCGAAAAAGAAGTACGGGACATTAG
- the rnpA gene encoding ribonuclease P protein component, translating to MQNSKYPRAEKLKKNTEISLLFDKGKWRTSGNLRIIILKDKPTAPVEATKFGVSVSKRYFKRAVHRNRIKRLLRECYRLNKDLFHEAFGKKTLAMLFWVSSEMPPRLQDVEAQFIRLCETQKK from the coding sequence ATGCAGAATTCCAAATATCCCAGAGCGGAAAAGCTTAAAAAAAATACAGAGATCAGTTTACTTTTTGATAAAGGTAAATGGAGAACTTCCGGAAATCTGAGAATCATTATACTGAAGGATAAACCTACTGCTCCTGTAGAGGCTACCAAGTTCGGGGTTTCAGTTTCTAAAAGATATTTTAAAAGAGCGGTACACAGAAACCGCATCAAAAGGCTGCTGAGAGAATGCTATCGGCTGAATAAGGATTTATTTCATGAAGCTTTTGGGAAAAAGACTCTTGCAATGCTGTTTTGGGTTTCTTCAGAGATGCCTCCCAGGCTTCAGGATGTGGAAGCTCAGTTTATCAGGCTTTGTGAGACCCAGAAAAAATAG
- a CDS encoding tRNA threonylcarbamoyladenosine dehydratase: MDKYWLERTELLIKEDGLEKLIRANVLVVGLGGVGSFAAEFLARAGVGNMTIVDGDTVDITNINRQLPALHSTVGKHKVEVVAERLLDINPQLNLIKINEFLNPERMDEVLDSGKFDYVLDCIDSVTPKICLIKSARRRKIKIVSSMGAGGKTDPSMVMVRDISKTHNCFLAKQVRKRLKKEKINKGFRCVFSNEIQKEESLKMTDGSNFKKSFYGTISFIPAIFGLYAAAEVINYLVKKD, from the coding sequence ATGGATAAATACTGGCTGGAGAGAACGGAACTTCTGATAAAGGAAGATGGATTGGAAAAGCTGATCAGGGCCAATGTGCTTGTAGTTGGCCTGGGCGGGGTAGGTTCTTTTGCCGCAGAATTCCTTGCCAGAGCCGGAGTAGGCAATATGACGATTGTGGACGGTGATACGGTAGACATCACCAATATCAACAGACAGCTTCCTGCTTTACATTCCACGGTTGGAAAACATAAGGTGGAAGTAGTCGCAGAAAGACTGCTGGACATCAATCCCCAGCTGAACCTCATCAAAATCAATGAATTCCTGAATCCTGAAAGGATGGATGAAGTTCTTGATTCCGGAAAGTTTGATTATGTTCTTGACTGTATCGACAGTGTAACTCCAAAGATCTGCCTGATAAAATCTGCCAGAAGGAGAAAAATCAAAATTGTAAGTTCAATGGGTGCCGGGGGAAAAACCGACCCGAGCATGGTGATGGTAAGAGATATCAGCAAAACCCACAACTGTTTCCTTGCCAAACAGGTCCGAAAAAGGCTGAAGAAGGAAAAGATCAATAAAGGTTTCCGATGTGTATTTTCTAATGAAATTCAAAAGGAGGAAAGCCTGAAAATGACTGACGGAAGCAACTTCAAAAAATCATTTTACGGTACTATCAGCTTTATTCCTGCTATTTTCGGATTGTATGCTGCTGCTGAAGTGATCAATTATTTAGTGAAAAAAGATTAA
- a CDS encoding TatD family hydrolase translates to MEFFDFHHHKKYIRNGIYNLDTEGIPPDFPYSIGIHPKDIAADDLETQFSWMKGMMFNNCFAIGECGLDSLVPVDQKIQEEVFLRQINIANEVKKPIIVHCVRKFYEVISFRKKASQPMIIHGFNKKQRIASDLLANNFYLSFGKAVLYNLSLQDILKNTPLNQFFLETDNEDFNIEELYVKVSEIKGITLEQLNEQILDNLHTIKNG, encoded by the coding sequence ATGGAATTTTTTGATTTTCATCACCATAAGAAATACATCAGAAACGGAATTTACAATCTGGATACCGAAGGAATTCCACCGGATTTTCCGTATTCTATAGGAATTCACCCCAAAGATATTGCGGCAGATGATCTGGAAACGCAGTTTTCGTGGATGAAAGGTATGATGTTTAACAACTGCTTTGCTATAGGAGAATGTGGGCTGGACTCTCTTGTTCCTGTGGACCAGAAAATTCAGGAGGAGGTCTTTTTAAGACAGATCAACATCGCAAATGAGGTAAAAAAACCCATCATCGTACATTGTGTCAGAAAATTCTATGAAGTTATTTCTTTTAGGAAAAAAGCCAGCCAGCCGATGATTATCCACGGTTTTAACAAGAAGCAGCGGATTGCATCAGATCTTTTAGCCAATAATTTTTACCTGAGTTTTGGAAAAGCTGTTTTGTATAATTTATCTTTGCAGGATATTTTAAAAAACACCCCCCTGAATCAATTCTTTTTAGAGACTGACAATGAAGATTTTAACATCGAAGAACTGTATGTAAAGGTTTCGGAAATAAAAGGAATTACTTTGGAACAACTGAACGAACAAATTTTAGACAATTTACACACGATAAAAAATGGATAA
- a CDS encoding TetR/AcrR family transcriptional regulator, with the protein MKKKFTEKQIHILDIAEELIAKKGYEGTSVRDICSKANINVAMISYYFGSKEKMMSYLYQYRVLKTRENFSEFADTIKEGKPEMQMREMIKYIVSQLFKYNYFHGFVTQELRHTENLKDELLDFYQLFVKKLDEVIKKGVASGVFTFTPKPEDILTMIIGSTLFVIRNKNFYELYVPSKNEETYNKEAEKKVRMNLLLSVFAILGYAAD; encoded by the coding sequence ATGAAAAAAAAATTTACGGAAAAACAGATTCACATATTGGATATTGCGGAAGAGCTGATCGCAAAAAAAGGATATGAAGGAACTTCTGTAAGGGATATCTGTTCCAAGGCAAACATTAATGTCGCCATGATCTCTTATTACTTCGGTTCTAAAGAGAAAATGATGTCTTACCTTTATCAGTACAGGGTTCTGAAGACCAGAGAAAACTTTTCAGAATTTGCCGACACCATTAAAGAAGGAAAACCTGAAATGCAGATGCGTGAAATGATCAAGTATATCGTTTCCCAGCTGTTCAAGTACAATTATTTCCACGGATTTGTGACCCAGGAACTCCGCCATACAGAAAATCTGAAAGATGAACTGCTGGATTTTTATCAGCTATTTGTGAAGAAACTGGATGAAGTCATTAAAAAAGGGGTTGCCTCCGGAGTTTTCACCTTCACTCCGAAGCCTGAAGATATTCTGACCATGATTATCGGTTCCACATTATTTGTGATCAGGAATAAAAACTTTTATGAACTGTATGTTCCCAGTAAAAATGAAGAGACTTACAACAAAGAAGCCGAAAAAAAGGTGAGAATGAATCTTTTATTAAGCGTTTTTGCCATTTTGGGATACGCTGCAGACTAA
- a CDS encoding outer membrane protein assembly factor BamD: MKKYILGLFAVAVIASCVSQQERAMRSADKDFILKAANENFAKKKWKNALALYDRLANLVAGTDDFPNVGFNTAYANYYDKSYKLAGHQFKNFAVNFPKDPRAEEAAYMSALCYYEGSMDYNLDQSSTELAINELQDFLTNYPNSERSKNISQLIDELAYKLEFKAYENGRQYFKMGDYKAAGVALENVLEDFPSTKLRPKIYDYIMKSRYELAMKSVYNLKEERIESALTYTKLVEKELPNTEYSKSAVDLRGKLEKEKQSFAVVKKQTEERMAALNAKQKKQAEKLAEANKTEQQIKDQISHEKQAKQMQRDSAALKTPPPAATFKIQR, encoded by the coding sequence ATGAAAAAATATATTTTAGGTCTTTTTGCTGTAGCAGTGATTGCATCTTGTGTAAGCCAGCAGGAAAGAGCAATGAGAAGTGCAGACAAAGATTTTATCTTAAAAGCGGCTAATGAAAACTTTGCTAAGAAAAAATGGAAAAATGCATTGGCGCTTTATGACAGACTTGCTAATCTTGTAGCAGGAACAGATGATTTTCCTAATGTAGGCTTCAATACCGCATATGCCAACTATTATGACAAAAGTTATAAGCTGGCCGGTCATCAGTTTAAGAATTTTGCAGTGAATTTCCCAAAAGATCCGAGAGCAGAAGAAGCAGCTTATATGTCTGCGTTGTGCTACTATGAAGGATCTATGGATTATAACCTGGATCAGTCCAGTACCGAATTGGCTATTAATGAACTTCAGGATTTCCTGACCAATTATCCGAATTCTGAAAGATCTAAAAATATCTCCCAGCTTATTGATGAGCTGGCTTATAAACTAGAATTTAAAGCATACGAAAACGGACGTCAGTACTTTAAAATGGGGGACTACAAAGCTGCAGGCGTAGCATTGGAAAATGTACTGGAAGACTTCCCAAGTACAAAACTTCGTCCGAAGATCTATGATTATATCATGAAATCCCGTTACGAGCTGGCGATGAAATCTGTTTATAATCTTAAGGAAGAGCGTATTGAAAGTGCCTTAACTTATACAAAACTGGTAGAGAAAGAACTGCCAAATACAGAATATTCAAAATCTGCTGTAGATCTCAGAGGAAAACTGGAGAAAGAAAAACAGAGTTTCGCTGTGGTGAAGAAGCAGACAGAAGAAAGAATGGCTGCATTAAATGCAAAACAGAAAAAACAGGCCGAAAAATTAGCTGAAGCCAATAAAACCGAACAGCAGATCAAAGATCAGATCAGTCATGAAAAGCAGGCAAAGCAGATGCAGAGGGACAGTGCAGCACTTAAGACCCCTCCTCCTGCAGCGACTTTCAAAATTCAAAGATAA
- a CDS encoding DNA-directed RNA polymerase subunit omega codes for MSVKDTKAEVNTITYDKDKIEDKVGSIYEAIVIMGKRAEQINAEIRTELHNKLDEFAVHNSTLEEVFENREQIEISKHYEKLPKPTSIAIEEWLNEDIYFRKTEDRK; via the coding sequence ATGAGTGTAAAAGATACAAAAGCAGAAGTAAATACTATTACTTACGACAAAGATAAGATTGAAGATAAAGTAGGTTCAATCTATGAAGCTATTGTTATCATGGGAAAGAGAGCAGAGCAGATCAATGCGGAGATCCGTACGGAACTTCACAACAAATTGGATGAATTTGCCGTTCACAATTCTACATTAGAAGAGGTTTTCGAAAACAGAGAGCAGATTGAGATCTCTAAACATTACGAAAAGCTTCCAAAGCCAACTTCAATTGCTATTGAAGAATGGTTAAACGAAGATATCTATTTCAGAAAAACAGAAGACAGAAAGTAA
- the coaBC gene encoding bifunctional phosphopantothenoylcysteine decarboxylase/phosphopantothenate--cysteine ligase CoaBC, translating into MSVSGKKILIAVSGGIAAYKIHFLIRDFVKKGAEVQVIMTPDSEHFVTKLSLSTLSKKPVYSDFYGDNGTWNSHVELALWADVMIIAPCTANTLSKMVHGACDNLVIATYMSAKCPVFIAPAMDLDMYVHPSTKKNLELAESFGHTVIPAESGELASGLTGQGRMAEPATIFTTVERFFAEGVQTRSLEGKTVLITAGPTYEAIDPVRFIGNHSSGKMGFSLAEEASKRGAKVILISGPSVQTLNDPNVELHKVTSAKEMLAKVFEFYDRVDIGIASAAVADYAPKEVAKEKIKKNDDNLTIELVKNPDILKTMGEKKTHQFLVGFALETQNEEENAKGKLEKKNLDMIVLNSLRDEGAGFKNDTNKIKIFTKTEKKEFDLKSKDDVARDILNFVESQLLK; encoded by the coding sequence ATGAGTGTTTCCGGTAAAAAAATACTGATCGCCGTTTCCGGAGGAATTGCAGCCTACAAAATTCATTTTCTGATAAGGGATTTTGTGAAAAAAGGAGCAGAAGTACAGGTGATAATGACACCCGATTCAGAACATTTTGTAACAAAACTGAGCTTGTCTACCTTGTCTAAAAAGCCTGTTTACTCAGACTTTTATGGCGATAACGGGACGTGGAACAGTCATGTGGAACTGGCATTATGGGCTGATGTGATGATTATAGCGCCCTGTACAGCAAACACCCTGTCTAAAATGGTTCACGGTGCCTGCGATAATCTGGTTATTGCTACTTATATGTCTGCAAAATGTCCGGTTTTCATCGCACCGGCAATGGATTTGGATATGTACGTGCATCCCTCTACAAAAAAGAACCTGGAGCTTGCAGAAAGCTTCGGCCATACCGTAATCCCGGCAGAAAGCGGGGAGTTGGCAAGCGGTCTGACCGGACAGGGAAGGATGGCAGAGCCTGCCACTATTTTTACTACTGTTGAACGATTTTTTGCTGAAGGTGTACAGACCAGAAGCCTTGAAGGAAAAACTGTTTTAATTACAGCAGGGCCCACTTATGAAGCGATTGATCCTGTAAGGTTTATCGGGAATCATTCTTCCGGAAAAATGGGCTTTTCCCTTGCTGAGGAAGCTTCAAAGAGAGGTGCAAAGGTGATTCTTATTTCAGGACCAAGCGTTCAGACTTTAAACGATCCCAATGTGGAATTGCATAAAGTGACTTCCGCTAAAGAAATGCTGGCGAAAGTATTTGAGTTTTACGACAGAGTCGATATCGGAATTGCAAGTGCAGCCGTAGCAGATTATGCCCCGAAAGAAGTGGCCAAAGAAAAGATCAAAAAAAATGATGATAACCTTACCATTGAACTGGTAAAAAATCCGGATATCCTTAAAACAATGGGCGAAAAGAAAACCCATCAGTTTCTGGTAGGATTTGCCCTGGAAACCCAGAATGAAGAAGAAAATGCAAAAGGAAAACTGGAAAAGAAAAATCTGGATATGATTGTCCTGAATTCCCTGCGGGATGAAGGAGCCGGATTTAAAAATGATACCAATAAAATCAAGATATTTACCAAAACAGAAAAAAAAGAATTCGACCTGAAATCTAAAGATGATGTTGCCCGTGATATTCTCAATTTTGTTGAGTCTCAACTTTTAAAATAA
- the porD gene encoding type IX secretion system protein PorD: MKKIISLFFLFFLYTQSFSQELLATVQVNSQQIGGSNQQAFKALEKSLRDFINNTSWTGKKLQNFEKIKCGFAIVISERDVNKFKGSIVVQAVRPVYNTNYETPLLNLQDQRFAFEYIENENLIFNERQFSGKNLTDVISFYIYLILGYDADSFQSMGGTQWFAKAQQIAQNSQNRNYEGWNTINEPRSRTILINEIINPNWSQLRSTIYTYHRAGLDNLFNQDQTAGKKVIFDALMQLKMYENSFQQAFFFNLFMDTKSDEIFNIFNSGNNGGLMLNDLKQTMIILSPKNIDNKWNKWKV, translated from the coding sequence ATGAAAAAAATTATAAGTTTATTTTTTCTGTTTTTTCTGTATACTCAAAGTTTTTCCCAGGAATTGCTTGCTACAGTTCAGGTAAACTCCCAGCAGATAGGAGGGAGTAACCAGCAGGCTTTTAAAGCACTGGAGAAAAGTCTCAGGGATTTCATCAATAACACGAGCTGGACCGGGAAAAAACTTCAGAATTTTGAAAAAATCAAATGTGGATTTGCCATTGTTATTTCAGAAAGAGACGTGAACAAATTCAAGGGGTCCATTGTTGTTCAGGCAGTACGTCCGGTTTATAATACAAACTATGAAACCCCTCTGCTGAATCTTCAGGATCAGAGATTTGCTTTTGAATATATTGAAAATGAAAACCTTATCTTCAACGAAAGACAGTTTTCAGGTAAAAACCTTACCGATGTGATCAGCTTCTATATTTACCTTATTCTGGGTTATGATGCAGACAGTTTTCAGTCAATGGGAGGAACACAGTGGTTTGCAAAAGCCCAGCAGATCGCTCAGAATTCACAGAACAGAAACTATGAAGGTTGGAATACCATCAACGAACCGAGAAGCCGTACCATCCTGATCAATGAAATTATCAACCCGAACTGGAGCCAGTTACGCTCTACAATTTATACTTATCACAGAGCCGGGCTGGATAATCTTTTCAACCAGGATCAGACTGCCGGGAAAAAAGTGATCTTTGATGCCCTGATGCAGTTGAAAATGTATGAAAACTCCTTTCAGCAGGCATTCTTTTTCAATCTTTTCATGGATACCAAAAGTGATGAGATCTTCAATATTTTCAATTCCGGAAATAATGGAGGCCTGATGCTTAACGATTTAAAGCAGACCATGATCATCCTTTCTCCAAAAAATATTGATAATAAGTGGAATAAATGGAAGGTCTAG
- a CDS encoding DNA repair protein RecN, which produces MLSRIYIKNFALIDTLDVSLKNGLQVITGETGAGKSIILGALRLILGERADVKSIAKAEEKSVVETEFNLNNQFKKFFIENDLDYEHQTIIRREILPSGKSRAFINDVPVTLDVLRELSSQLIDIHSQFETSNLFTSEYQFKIIDGLSENKKIIEEYQQQFSDFQNLKVLLKKLKVQLSEANKESDYKEFLLNELEELKLDDIDFEDIKNQLSIQENAGMISENVGQILSRFHQEEIGILSFFNEAKAKLSKISGVSASFAELDQRLETSFVELKDIISELEHEAERVEINPENLLYLTDLNNKINALFLKHNVSDPEELIEIRNQLAGDQKGASELELQITETEESIAEKEKQLQVLAEKLSKNRKKNIPVFIKKAENLLKKLGLEKAKVDIELQDVQEFNPFGKENIQLLFQANSGFPLKPIQTAISGGERSRVMLAVKKIIAESDELPTLILDEIDTGVSGKVAEEIGNLMREMSADMQLIVISHLAQVAAKGNDNYKVVKQDIAGRTQSTIIPLNDDEKLNEIAQLLSGSKITEAALAQAKELIG; this is translated from the coding sequence ATGCTTTCGAGAATTTACATTAAAAATTTTGCTCTGATTGATACCCTTGATGTATCATTGAAAAATGGTTTACAGGTCATTACCGGTGAAACAGGAGCAGGAAAATCTATCATTTTAGGAGCCCTTCGCCTGATTTTGGGCGAAAGAGCTGATGTAAAATCCATTGCCAAAGCGGAAGAAAAAAGCGTGGTGGAAACTGAGTTTAATCTTAACAACCAGTTTAAGAAATTCTTCATCGAAAATGACCTGGATTACGAGCATCAGACTATTATCAGAAGAGAGATCCTTCCTTCAGGGAAATCCAGGGCATTTATCAACGATGTTCCTGTGACGCTGGATGTTCTCCGGGAACTTTCTTCCCAGCTGATCGATATCCACTCCCAGTTTGAAACCTCCAATCTTTTTACCTCAGAATATCAGTTTAAAATTATTGACGGACTTTCCGAAAATAAAAAGATCATCGAAGAATATCAGCAGCAATTTTCTGACTTTCAGAACCTGAAGGTCCTCCTTAAAAAGTTGAAGGTACAGCTTTCAGAAGCCAATAAAGAAAGTGATTATAAAGAATTTCTACTCAATGAGCTGGAAGAGCTGAAGCTTGATGATATAGATTTTGAGGATATTAAGAACCAGCTTTCCATTCAGGAAAATGCAGGCATGATCTCAGAAAATGTTGGGCAGATCTTGTCCCGCTTTCATCAGGAGGAAATCGGAATTCTTTCTTTCTTTAATGAAGCTAAAGCCAAGCTTTCGAAGATTTCCGGGGTTTCTGCCAGCTTTGCAGAGCTTGATCAAAGGCTGGAAACCTCTTTTGTGGAATTAAAAGATATCATTTCCGAGCTGGAACATGAGGCCGAGCGGGTTGAGATCAATCCTGAAAATTTACTGTATCTTACAGATCTTAATAATAAAATCAATGCTTTGTTCCTGAAGCATAATGTTTCGGATCCTGAAGAACTGATAGAAATCAGAAACCAGCTGGCCGGTGATCAGAAAGGAGCATCCGAGCTGGAATTACAGATTACAGAAACAGAAGAAAGTATTGCTGAAAAAGAAAAGCAGTTACAGGTTCTTGCTGAAAAACTGTCAAAAAACCGCAAAAAAAATATTCCTGTCTTTATAAAAAAAGCAGAAAACCTTCTAAAAAAACTGGGACTTGAAAAAGCAAAAGTAGATATAGAATTGCAGGATGTTCAGGAGTTCAATCCATTTGGAAAAGAGAATATCCAACTGCTATTCCAGGCCAATTCCGGTTTCCCGTTAAAGCCGATTCAGACTGCTATTTCAGGAGGTGAAAGATCAAGAGTAATGCTTGCCGTAAAGAAAATCATTGCAGAAAGTGATGAGCTTCCTACCCTTATTTTAGATGAAATTGACACCGGAGTTTCCGGTAAAGTAGCCGAAGAGATCGGAAATCTGATGCGTGAAATGTCTGCCGATATGCAATTGATCGTGATTTCTCACCTGGCACAGGTGGCTGCAAAAGGAAATGACAACTATAAAGTAGTGAAGCAGGACATTGCGGGAAGAACACAATCTACCATCATCCCTCTGAACGATGATGAAAAACTGAATGAAATTGCACAGCTTCTTTCCGGAAGTAAAATCACTGAAGCAGCTTTGGCGCAGGCGAAAGAGCTTATAGGGTAG